In the genome of Dickeya fangzhongdai, one region contains:
- a CDS encoding LacI family DNA-binding transcriptional regulator encodes MKAKPVTLNDVAAYAGVSYQTVSRVLNQAPHVSDRTRGKVEQAMAALHYIPNRVAQQLARRSATTIGLATIDLSLHAPSQIAAAIKTTASELGFNVVISMLRAVDGNDVQRAVNELLAQRVDGVIVNVPLEQEAAEQIHQLCAATPALFLDTSPAADLPSVIFDPHQGTKLAIDHLVELGHRRIALLAGPQSSVSARLRYEGWQQALAAHLLTPCAMAEGDWSASSGYQQAHLLLANAVRPTAIAVANDQMALGVLRAIHEYGLRVPEQISVIGFDDTRDSAYFQPPLTTIRQDFRQLGRESVNRLLECLQHPHTPAPLRLKTTLIPRQTTAAWQPSILSPQDVALQLITLARQLQR; translated from the coding sequence ATGAAAGCGAAACCAGTAACGCTCAATGACGTGGCGGCTTACGCCGGGGTATCGTACCAGACAGTCTCCCGGGTGCTGAATCAAGCGCCTCATGTCTCAGACCGAACCCGGGGAAAAGTGGAGCAGGCAATGGCCGCGCTCCACTACATCCCCAACCGGGTGGCCCAGCAACTGGCGCGCCGCAGCGCCACCACCATCGGGCTGGCGACCATCGACCTGTCGCTGCACGCGCCCTCCCAAATTGCCGCCGCGATTAAAACCACCGCCAGCGAACTGGGATTCAACGTGGTGATATCCATGCTGCGCGCCGTCGATGGCAATGACGTTCAGCGCGCGGTCAATGAACTGCTGGCGCAACGGGTGGACGGCGTGATCGTCAACGTGCCGCTGGAACAGGAAGCGGCGGAGCAAATCCACCAGCTGTGCGCCGCCACGCCGGCGCTGTTTCTCGACACCTCCCCCGCCGCCGACCTGCCCAGCGTGATATTCGACCCGCATCAGGGCACCAAACTGGCTATCGATCATCTGGTGGAGCTGGGCCATCGCCGGATTGCCTTGCTTGCCGGCCCGCAAAGCTCGGTATCCGCCCGGCTGCGTTATGAAGGCTGGCAACAGGCGCTTGCGGCCCATCTGCTGACGCCCTGCGCTATGGCGGAAGGCGACTGGAGCGCCAGTTCCGGCTATCAGCAGGCGCATCTGCTGCTGGCGAATGCGGTTCGCCCGACCGCCATTGCCGTCGCCAACGATCAAATGGCGCTGGGCGTTTTGCGGGCCATCCACGAGTATGGTCTGCGGGTACCGGAACAGATCTCAGTGATCGGCTTTGACGACACCCGCGACAGCGCCTATTTCCAGCCGCCGTTGACCACCATCCGTCAGGACTTCCGGCAACTGGGCCGGGAAAGCGTCAACCGGCTGCTGGAATGCCTGCAACACCCGCACACCCCCGCCCCGCTGCGGCTGAAAACCACGCTGATCCCCCGTCAGACCACCGCCGCCTGGCAACCCTCCATCCTGTCGCCGCAAGACGTAGCGCTACAGCTGATTACACTGGCGCGGCAGTTACAACGCTAA
- a CDS encoding beta-galactosidase, with product MSTASAYVPLSGISLADILARRDWENPACPHARRLDAHPPFSSWRSLDAARDDQPSERRQWLNGAWTFSYFPRPEAVPEQWLMQDLTDADAIAVPSNWQLAGYDAPIYTNIKYPIPVNPPFVPQDNPTGCYSLTFSVNADWLAQGQTRIVFDGVNSAFHLWCNGKWVGYSQDSRLPAEFDLTPCLQPGENRLAVMVLRWSDGTYLEDQDMWRMSGIYRDVYLLHKPAVHLRDVQITTPLRHSYTQGALCVTAQANLSEEQAQAWQLHVQLWRGGQLVGESRAPFGTPAIDERGAYHDRVSLQLEVERPALWSAEEPNLYRAVVALEHADGTLAEAEAYDIGFREVAIRNGLLLLNGQPLLIRGVNRHEHHPQRGQAIDEATMRQDILLMKQHNFNAVRCSHYPNHPLWYRLCDRYGLYVVDEANIETHGMQPMSRLSDDPRWLPAYAERVTRMVQRDRNHPCIIIWSLGNESGYGPTHSALYQWVKQQDPSRPVQYEGGGANTPATDILCPMYARVDQDQPFPAVPKWSIKKWIGLPGENRPLILCEYAHAMGNSFGGFDRYWQAFRQYPRLQGGFVWDWVDQALVREQDGKTHWAYGGDFGDKPNDRQFCLNGLVFPDRTPHPALYEAQRAQQFFQFTRHEDNPLTLTVTSEYLFRHSDNEELRWRIMQDDVQLASGVAPLTIAPQGCQTFTLLEQLPAPQHHADMWLTVEVVQPNATDWSPAGHRCAWDQWPLPMPLAYPASRQADGACPTLTRDDDCFDISHGQQRWSFDKRSGLLTQWWRDGQPQLLSPLQDNLTRAPLDNDIGISEVDRIDPNAWVERWKLAGLYQYQTDCRQIRADTLSDSVLITTEHVGHYQQKVLFISRKQWRIDAQGVLTVNVDVDVARHLPPLARIGLCGQLAAVNPQVSWLGLGPHENYPDRRLAALHGRWQQPLEAMHTPYIFPSENGLRCHTRELRYGNWLIEGDFHFGIGRYSLRQLMDCTHQHLLQPEPGTWLNLDGFHMGIGGDDSWSPSVASDFLLTAPRYRYQLQLRLQ from the coding sequence ATGTCCACTGCTTCCGCTTACGTTCCTCTATCCGGCATCTCGCTGGCGGATATTCTGGCCAGACGCGACTGGGAAAACCCGGCTTGTCCTCACGCTCGCCGGCTGGACGCCCATCCGCCGTTTTCCAGCTGGCGCAGTCTCGACGCTGCGCGTGACGACCAGCCTTCCGAGCGGCGTCAGTGGCTGAATGGCGCATGGACCTTCAGCTATTTCCCACGCCCGGAAGCGGTGCCGGAACAGTGGCTGATGCAGGATCTGACCGACGCTGACGCTATCGCCGTGCCATCTAACTGGCAGTTGGCAGGTTACGACGCGCCGATTTACACCAACATCAAATACCCGATACCGGTCAATCCGCCGTTCGTACCGCAAGACAACCCCACCGGTTGTTACTCGCTCACATTCTCAGTTAACGCCGACTGGCTGGCGCAGGGCCAGACCCGCATCGTGTTCGACGGCGTGAATTCCGCCTTTCACCTGTGGTGCAACGGCAAATGGGTCGGCTATTCCCAGGACAGCCGGCTACCGGCGGAGTTCGACCTGACGCCCTGCCTGCAGCCGGGAGAAAACCGGCTGGCGGTGATGGTGCTACGCTGGTCTGACGGCACCTATCTGGAAGATCAGGACATGTGGCGCATGAGCGGCATTTACCGCGACGTCTACCTGCTGCATAAACCGGCGGTGCATCTGCGCGATGTGCAGATCACCACCCCGCTGCGCCACAGCTACACGCAGGGCGCGCTGTGCGTTACCGCGCAGGCTAATCTGTCGGAAGAACAGGCGCAGGCGTGGCAACTGCATGTGCAGCTGTGGCGCGGCGGGCAACTGGTGGGTGAAAGCCGCGCGCCGTTCGGCACGCCGGCGATCGATGAACGCGGCGCCTACCATGACCGCGTAAGCCTGCAACTGGAGGTGGAGCGGCCCGCGCTGTGGAGCGCGGAAGAACCCAATCTGTATCGGGCGGTGGTGGCGCTGGAGCACGCCGACGGCACGCTGGCGGAAGCGGAAGCTTATGACATCGGCTTTCGCGAGGTCGCCATCCGTAACGGCCTGCTGCTGCTCAATGGTCAGCCGCTGCTGATTCGCGGCGTCAACCGCCATGAACACCACCCGCAACGCGGTCAGGCCATTGATGAGGCGACCATGCGGCAGGATATTCTGTTAATGAAGCAGCACAACTTCAACGCGGTGCGCTGCTCTCACTATCCCAATCATCCGCTGTGGTATCGGCTATGCGACCGTTATGGCCTGTACGTGGTGGACGAAGCCAACATCGAGACTCACGGCATGCAGCCAATGAGCCGCCTGTCCGACGACCCGCGCTGGCTGCCGGCTTACGCCGAGCGCGTCACCCGCATGGTACAGCGCGATCGCAATCATCCCTGCATCATCATCTGGTCGCTGGGCAACGAGTCTGGCTACGGCCCTACCCACAGCGCACTCTACCAATGGGTGAAACAGCAAGACCCGAGTCGGCCGGTGCAATACGAAGGCGGCGGCGCCAACACGCCCGCCACCGATATTCTGTGCCCGATGTACGCCCGGGTGGATCAGGACCAGCCGTTCCCGGCGGTGCCGAAGTGGTCGATCAAAAAATGGATCGGTCTGCCGGGAGAAAACCGGCCGCTGATTCTGTGTGAATACGCGCACGCCATGGGCAACAGCTTTGGCGGATTCGACCGTTACTGGCAGGCATTCCGTCAGTATCCGCGGCTGCAAGGCGGCTTCGTCTGGGACTGGGTGGATCAGGCGCTGGTGCGTGAGCAGGATGGTAAAACACACTGGGCTTACGGCGGCGATTTCGGCGATAAACCCAACGACCGTCAGTTCTGCCTCAACGGTCTGGTGTTCCCCGACCGCACGCCGCATCCGGCGCTGTACGAAGCCCAGCGCGCCCAGCAATTTTTCCAGTTCACCCGCCATGAGGACAACCCGCTGACGCTGACCGTCACCAGCGAATACTTGTTCCGTCATAGCGATAACGAGGAGCTGCGCTGGCGCATCATGCAGGATGACGTCCAACTGGCGTCAGGCGTGGCGCCGCTCACTATCGCACCGCAGGGCTGCCAGACCTTCACTCTGCTCGAACAGTTGCCTGCGCCGCAACACCACGCCGATATGTGGCTGACGGTGGAGGTGGTTCAGCCGAACGCGACTGACTGGTCGCCCGCCGGGCACCGCTGCGCCTGGGATCAATGGCCGCTGCCGATGCCGCTGGCGTACCCGGCGTCACGCCAGGCCGACGGCGCATGTCCAACCCTGACTCGGGATGATGACTGCTTCGATATCAGCCACGGCCAGCAACGCTGGAGCTTCGACAAACGTAGCGGTCTGCTGACGCAGTGGTGGCGCGACGGGCAGCCGCAGTTGCTCAGCCCGTTACAGGACAATCTGACGCGCGCGCCGCTGGATAACGACATCGGCATCAGCGAAGTGGACCGCATCGACCCGAACGCCTGGGTGGAGCGCTGGAAGCTGGCCGGGCTGTATCAATACCAGACCGACTGCCGACAGATCCGCGCCGACACGCTCAGCGACAGCGTGCTGATCACCACCGAACACGTCGGCCATTACCAGCAAAAGGTGTTGTTCATCAGTCGCAAACAGTGGCGTATTGACGCACAAGGCGTGTTGACGGTGAATGTCGACGTGGACGTTGCCCGTCACCTGCCGCCGCTGGCGCGCATCGGCCTCTGTGGTCAACTGGCGGCGGTCAACCCACAGGTAAGCTGGCTGGGGCTGGGTCCGCACGAAAATTATCCCGACCGCCGCCTCGCCGCGCTGCACGGCCGCTGGCAGCAACCGCTGGAAGCGATGCACACGCCGTACATTTTCCCATCGGAAAACGGCCTGCGCTGCCACACCCGGGAACTGCGCTACGGCAACTGGCTTATTGAAGGCGACTTCCACTTCGGTATCGGCCGCTACAGCCTGCGACAGTTGATGGATTGCACCCATCAGCATCTGTTGCAACCGGAGCCGGGCACCTGGCTCAATCTGGACGGATTTCACATGGGCATCGGCGGCGACGACTCCTGGAGCCCAAGCGTCGCGTCGGATTTCCTGCTGACCGCGCCCCGCTACCGTTACCAGTTGCAACTGCGGCTGCAATAA
- the flhA gene encoding formate hydrogenlyase transcriptional activator FlhA produces the protein MATRLTDSPSRLSILWQDALLKISQSLLQQRSIPDLLRALDGVSFSVVRFGRVNLILLDPLHNQMNFYRYDRESGRTQCSEEAVLLANGPGGVVWSTQTPLHCDRTHFLRDFPHLTDQPAYAGLSDYCQLPLCGTHRGLGGVEFLKTDGSRFTDNELDFFQALAGVVALVVENISEREQVLQEEERLRHERDHLRILVDVTNTVISKLELKALALEVSREIHRFFGIDFIALVLKEGEGEAQALKYLATVYPQAGAPKTVQGEVERAQTLADGVMAQHQPLLVRVAERPQAGEPRPLSQWFDHALSHVCLLPLAFGNRTLGVLELAHRSALAVSEADLRLLRQIAARIAIALDNALAYEQITRMKDSLVHENFYLTEQLTEHIHQRSGDEFGEIIGRSAAIRQVLEQVEMVAASDSTVLILGETGTGKELIARAIHSLSQRKARHMVKMNCAAIPSGLLESDLFGHEKGAFTGATSQRQGRFELADNSTLFLDEVGDIPLELQPKLLRVLQEREIERLGGSKVIAVDVRLIAATNRDLKQMVADREYRSDLYYRLNVFPIVIPPLRERPEDIPLLVKFFTRKIARRMNRTIDSIPSDMLRQLSCLPWPGNVRELENVVERAVILTRGTTLNLQIDELQHHLSPLEVPKPAHRDFTPPPPVAAEPSSGQLDAEEESERERIIRVLRETNGIVAGPKGAAARLGLKRTTLLSRMQRMGISAREIEGIS, from the coding sequence ATGGCGACACGACTGACAGACTCTCCGTCCCGGCTGTCTATTCTGTGGCAGGATGCCTTGCTGAAAATTTCTCAGTCACTGTTGCAACAGCGCAGCATTCCCGACCTGTTGCGGGCGCTGGATGGCGTGTCGTTTTCAGTGGTGCGCTTTGGCCGGGTCAATCTGATCCTGCTTGATCCGCTGCATAACCAGATGAATTTCTACCGCTACGATCGCGAATCCGGGCGTACCCAGTGCAGCGAAGAGGCGGTTCTGCTGGCGAACGGTCCCGGCGGAGTGGTGTGGAGCACCCAGACCCCGCTGCACTGCGATCGCACGCACTTCCTGCGCGATTTTCCCCACCTGACCGACCAGCCGGCCTACGCCGGACTGAGCGATTATTGTCAGTTGCCGCTGTGTGGCACGCACCGCGGGCTGGGCGGAGTGGAATTCCTCAAGACCGACGGCAGCCGTTTCACCGATAACGAACTCGACTTTTTCCAGGCGCTGGCTGGAGTGGTGGCGCTGGTGGTGGAAAACATTAGTGAACGCGAGCAGGTGCTGCAAGAAGAGGAGCGGTTGCGCCATGAGCGCGACCATCTGCGCATTCTGGTGGATGTCACCAATACCGTGATTTCCAAACTGGAGCTGAAGGCGCTGGCGCTGGAGGTGTCGCGCGAGATCCACCGTTTCTTCGGCATTGATTTTATCGCGCTGGTATTAAAAGAAGGCGAGGGCGAAGCGCAAGCGCTCAAGTATCTCGCCACCGTCTACCCGCAGGCCGGCGCGCCGAAAACGGTGCAAGGCGAGGTGGAGCGGGCGCAAACGCTGGCAGACGGCGTGATGGCGCAGCATCAGCCGCTGCTGGTACGGGTGGCGGAGCGCCCCCAGGCCGGCGAGCCGCGCCCGCTCAGTCAGTGGTTTGACCATGCGTTGTCTCATGTCTGCCTGTTGCCGCTGGCGTTTGGCAACCGGACGTTGGGGGTGCTGGAGCTGGCGCACCGCTCAGCGTTGGCGGTCAGCGAAGCGGATCTCCGGCTGCTGCGGCAAATTGCCGCGCGTATCGCTATTGCGCTGGATAACGCGCTGGCCTATGAGCAGATCACCCGCATGAAAGATTCGCTGGTGCATGAGAATTTCTACCTGACGGAACAGCTTACCGAGCATATTCATCAGCGCAGCGGCGACGAGTTCGGTGAAATCATCGGCCGCAGCGCCGCCATCCGGCAGGTGCTGGAACAGGTGGAGATGGTGGCGGCCAGCGACAGCACGGTGCTGATTTTGGGTGAAACCGGCACCGGCAAGGAGCTGATTGCCCGCGCTATACACAGCCTGAGCCAGCGTAAAGCCCGGCATATGGTGAAAATGAACTGCGCCGCCATTCCGTCCGGCCTGCTGGAAAGTGACCTGTTCGGCCATGAAAAGGGCGCGTTCACCGGCGCCACCAGTCAGCGTCAGGGGCGGTTTGAACTGGCGGATAACAGCACGCTGTTTCTGGATGAGGTGGGCGATATCCCGCTGGAATTGCAGCCCAAATTGCTGCGGGTGTTGCAGGAGCGGGAGATAGAACGGCTGGGCGGCAGCAAAGTCATCGCGGTGGATGTGCGGTTGATTGCCGCCACCAACCGTGACCTGAAACAGATGGTGGCGGACCGCGAGTACCGCAGCGACCTGTATTACCGACTCAACGTGTTTCCCATCGTTATTCCGCCGTTGCGCGAGCGGCCGGAAGATATTCCGTTGCTGGTGAAGTTTTTCACCCGCAAGATCGCCCGTCGCATGAACCGCACTATCGACAGCATTCCGTCCGACATGCTGCGTCAGCTGAGCTGTTTACCGTGGCCCGGCAACGTGCGGGAACTGGAAAACGTGGTGGAGCGGGCGGTGATCCTGACGCGCGGCACCACGCTTAATTTGCAGATAGATGAATTGCAGCATCATCTGTCGCCGCTGGAGGTGCCCAAACCGGCGCACCGCGACTTTACGCCGCCGCCGCCGGTGGCGGCCGAGCCGTCATCTGGGCAGTTGGATGCCGAAGAGGAATCGGAACGCGAGCGGATTATCCGGGTATTGCGGGAAACCAACGGCATCGTCGCCGGTCCGAAAGGCGCCGCCGCCCGGCTTGGGCTTAAACGCACCACATTGTTGTCGCGGATGCAACGCATGGGGATTTCCGCCCGGGAAATCGAAGGGATTTCCTGA
- a CDS encoding dicarboxylate/amino acid:cation symporter, translating into MQRQKLLIQICLAIVLGILIGWACHTYLDGARAKEVASYFNMVTDIFLRLIKMIIAPLVFATLVSGLASMGNSSAVGRVGLKAMTWFVTASFLSLLIGMMLANFFQPGVGMNLVAPVNHVTTGLNTDGFTLKNFISHIFPKSIVEAMANNEILQILVFSLFFGSALAYVKHHNKQANFILSTIEELAKVMFRVTDYVMALAPIAVFAAIASAITTQGLGLIYDFGKLIGEFYLGLALLWAVLFLVGYAFLGRSIAVLARLIREPTMLAFATASSESAYPKTMDALTRFGVPKKITSFVLPLGYSFNLDGSMMYQSFAILFIAQAYNIDLSLTQQILILLTLMITSKGMAGVARASVVVVAATLPMFNLPEAGILLILGIDQFLDMGRTATNVIGNSISTAVVASLEKDITDDEEEPEAEVALQQARQDA; encoded by the coding sequence ATGCAAAGGCAGAAGTTATTAATACAGATATGCTTGGCGATCGTGCTCGGTATTCTGATTGGTTGGGCATGCCACACCTATCTGGACGGTGCCCGCGCCAAAGAGGTGGCGTCTTACTTCAATATGGTCACCGACATCTTCCTGCGCCTGATCAAGATGATCATCGCGCCGCTGGTGTTCGCCACTCTGGTCTCCGGTCTGGCCAGCATGGGCAACTCTTCTGCCGTGGGCCGCGTCGGCCTGAAAGCTATGACCTGGTTCGTTACCGCGTCTTTCCTGTCGCTGCTGATCGGCATGATGCTGGCGAACTTCTTCCAGCCGGGCGTCGGCATGAATCTGGTCGCGCCGGTCAACCATGTCACCACCGGTCTGAATACCGATGGTTTCACGCTGAAAAACTTCATCAGCCATATCTTCCCGAAAAGCATCGTGGAAGCGATGGCCAACAACGAAATCCTGCAGATTCTGGTGTTCTCGCTGTTCTTCGGTTCTGCGCTGGCTTACGTCAAACACCATAACAAACAGGCCAACTTCATTCTGTCCACCATCGAAGAGCTGGCCAAAGTGATGTTCCGCGTGACCGACTACGTGATGGCGCTGGCGCCGATCGCCGTGTTCGCCGCCATCGCGTCCGCCATCACCACTCAGGGTCTGGGCCTGATCTACGACTTCGGCAAGCTGATCGGCGAGTTCTATCTTGGTTTGGCGCTGCTGTGGGCGGTGCTGTTCCTGGTCGGTTACGCCTTCCTTGGCCGCTCCATCGCGGTGCTGGCCCGTCTGATTCGCGAACCCACCATGCTGGCGTTCGCCACCGCCAGCAGCGAGTCGGCCTACCCGAAAACCATGGATGCCCTGACGCGTTTCGGCGTACCGAAGAAGATCACCAGCTTTGTGCTGCCGCTGGGTTACTCCTTCAACCTGGACGGCTCCATGATGTACCAGTCGTTCGCTATCCTGTTCATCGCTCAGGCGTACAATATTGACCTGAGCCTGACCCAGCAGATCCTGATCCTGCTGACGCTGATGATCACCAGTAAAGGTATGGCGGGCGTCGCGCGCGCCTCCGTGGTGGTGGTAGCCGCCACCCTGCCGATGTTCAACCTGCCGGAAGCCGGCATCCTGCTGATTCTGGGTATCGACCAGTTCCTGGATATGGGCCGCACCGCGACCAACGTTATCGGCAACAGTATCTCGACCGCCGTGGTGGCCAGTCTGGAAAAAGACATCACCGACGACGAGGAAGAGCCTGAGGCGGAAGTGGCGCTGCAACAGGCCAGACAAGACGCCTGA
- a CDS encoding aspartate/glutamate racemase family protein, whose amino-acid sequence MNPVVGILGGMGPGATVDAMQKLIRHTPARKDQEHIPVIAVSIPDIPDRTQCILNHSASPLKKMVEYMKILERAGATCIIIPCNTAHYWFEDLKRYTQLEMISIIDATCQQVAEQRVRHVAILATTATVRGEIYQHALADQQVRCTLPTDEQQDAVMNSIYAYKAGDAAQARALLLPVVDSLRQRGVEKIILGCTELPLILEPEAVAEPDAYLDATDALIRKTIAWYYQQVTHPPVAA is encoded by the coding sequence GTGAATCCTGTAGTCGGCATTCTTGGCGGCATGGGACCCGGTGCGACCGTGGATGCCATGCAAAAACTCATCCGGCATACTCCGGCCAGAAAGGATCAGGAACATATTCCGGTGATCGCGGTTTCTATCCCGGATATTCCCGATCGTACCCAATGTATTCTCAATCACAGCGCCTCACCGCTGAAGAAAATGGTGGAGTACATGAAAATTCTGGAGAGAGCCGGCGCGACCTGCATCATCATTCCCTGCAACACCGCGCATTACTGGTTCGAGGATTTGAAGCGGTATACCCAGTTGGAGATGATCAGCATTATTGACGCTACCTGTCAGCAGGTGGCTGAACAGCGCGTCCGTCACGTCGCCATCCTGGCCACCACCGCCACCGTGCGCGGCGAAATTTACCAGCACGCACTGGCCGATCAACAGGTGCGCTGCACATTACCGACCGACGAGCAGCAGGACGCGGTGATGAACAGTATCTACGCCTACAAGGCGGGCGATGCCGCGCAAGCCCGGGCGCTGCTGCTGCCGGTGGTCGACTCGCTGCGGCAGCGGGGCGTGGAAAAAATCATTCTGGGTTGTACCGAGCTGCCGCTGATTCTGGAGCCGGAAGCCGTCGCCGAGCCAGACGCCTATCTGGATGCCACCGATGCGCTGATCAGAAAAACCATCGCCTGGTATTACCAGCAGGTAACGCATCCACCGGTCGCCGCGTAA
- the hypT gene encoding hypochlorite stress DNA-binding transcriptional regulator HypT, which produces MLNNIETKWLYDFIALEEHRSFTLAAETRNISQSSFSRRIRALEEAVGFDIFDRGAQPLQLTEPGKIFHAHIRNTLDDLEYQIHKLHGGSHYKNKITIAAAHSLSVFVMPELLKTVPDRQEKIFYVESIDVDDAVLNLKEGRSDFIFSFYNEELMSEPFRHTRIMDSTLYPVCACDAAGKPLFDIRAAGLPLLNYTDTSYMGRQVNRYLSTLAPERFTVSFVSSMSDLLKRMAKQGHGIAWLPDYSIRDELAHKELTVLKLDQAVMKMQVYLYRLDARLNVASESFWRAMTAPRSAQ; this is translated from the coding sequence ATGCTAAATAACATTGAAACCAAATGGTTATACGATTTTATCGCACTGGAGGAGCACCGCAGTTTTACGCTGGCAGCCGAGACGCGCAACATTTCCCAGTCGTCATTCAGCCGACGAATCCGGGCGCTGGAAGAGGCGGTGGGGTTCGATATTTTCGACCGCGGCGCCCAGCCGTTGCAACTGACCGAACCGGGCAAGATTTTTCACGCCCATATCCGCAACACCCTCGACGATCTGGAATACCAGATTCACAAACTGCACGGCGGCAGCCATTACAAGAACAAGATCACGATTGCGGCGGCGCATTCGCTGTCGGTGTTTGTGATGCCGGAACTGCTTAAAACCGTGCCGGATCGGCAGGAGAAGATTTTCTATGTTGAATCCATCGATGTGGATGATGCGGTACTCAATCTGAAAGAAGGGCGCAGCGATTTTATTTTTTCGTTTTACAACGAGGAACTGATGTCGGAGCCGTTTCGCCATACCCGCATCATGGATTCCACCCTGTACCCGGTTTGCGCCTGCGATGCGGCCGGCAAACCGTTGTTTGACATCCGTGCCGCCGGGCTGCCGCTGCTCAATTACACCGACACCAGCTACATGGGGCGTCAGGTCAACCGCTATCTTTCCACGCTGGCGCCCGAGCGGTTTACCGTGAGTTTTGTCTCCTCGATGAGCGACTTGCTCAAACGTATGGCGAAGCAGGGCCACGGCATCGCCTGGCTGCCGGATTATTCCATCCGCGATGAACTGGCGCACAAGGAGCTGACGGTGCTGAAACTGGATCAGGCGGTGATGAAGATGCAGGTGTATCTGTACCGGCTGGATGCGCGGCTTAACGTGGCGTCGGAGTCATTCTGGCGGGCGATGACCGCGCCGCGTTCGGCGCAATAA